In Plasmodium reichenowi strain SY57 chromosome 5, whole genome shotgun sequence, the following proteins share a genomic window:
- a CDS encoding hypothetical protein (conserved Plasmodium protein, unknown function): protein MSTCNNIVDLVRSKKELLTGEKKMRKKSCNIDRNNIDNENNKLLDKNILINNFLNSEKLIKEIQLLNNISLRSATYLLKIEIEKIQKLISCNNWKQVPSIYKKSAENILLKKNEYIKNLKTKLLNKNKAIQNNINNDNIHNIDNIHNSCYNFVNKNDQKKFSKHLNSSSSSSSLSSYSSTSNSSDDSCLSNKQNQNNFFSNIKCNSYFTGNAQTKNKLDNHTSKKKTTINDKINDKICDKIGDIKNDKNIKTYNVKGKNTKIIKLDKEHIKDKINYSYSNKIINYKGNFYDNNNKNEIKNNEYYYYDDEQNSDSYNDLCYTNGKNNIFCFLNPQENQKDDRINIDTNHNFMYNNTHNNNDHIDSYHPNGYGDKLISYEKKEGRKLHTNNLINNMGTINKREEETKGSSVFSINNEHCGTTKFIKSASVCNFSCANLFKNPKKNEDIYTNKMIGSECFNLKTGTNVSRNTKKIIPNFERHTVSSFIKNLSAQKSLQEKINNHYIMIKKNIYEKKNRRASTNTCCSTLGNTFTKRKVQKNYTHDVDDTHDMDDTHDMDNTHDMDDTYNMNNTYNMNKLKCIKQKNNHKYESNEYVNCDHYDDYNNRNENHMDLKNSHDNYINDDKILVYEELLNNIRNKKNEKYNIRKKSKFSIEKKIDLFHMNSLNEDYSWVKNLRNYDHTGEKKNHKKNSLQKKKLIPGRQSNVLSNSYDDNSVMINERKKKKEKEKGKEKGKEKEKQNEKQTNKQMNKQINKQINKQMNKQMNKQMNKQMNKQMNKQMNKQMNKQMNKQTNKQSTEPEYTSISKLNNYHSNVEHNMNNMEYEDCNDNSASYDHSECNIYPVINKSLDMDVKKEDIKKNVEENKYIEHTQNLKNHLENDENEKKKRRKRLNNNDNYNYHDNNIFQNNHHSNIDMWSHKHITLPRVYEKKNNSLTYNHQINLEDKIPLKKINQRKSYMIQENDQHMQHLLNKNEEAKYFELLISSSKNKIQPYEQPSGMNTLKIDYNITDEHITGCMNNIFTNNKKKKNNNNNNNKYVNIKLQGNKLMLNNDLYINKKESNNITKENNIHIHNNNNNNNNNNNNKHKHSSIIIDDINQKYRKDQEDQHAQANSIFYLQEKNNNKSMDNHIYNYTYSNEHNNYIHSLSDNKSKKTNEQVSNILNMNKYVTKEYSQKHVKEQNQLCPKINTFQNHNNIICNKIIHEPLKNISFHNNLEDHTDINPDELSCTKTLSIYNNHLIKGNENNDMYKDNFNSHDKNITNPLSISKENKKKINTIDINQYNDNVERFHNLNLPKRSHTTIIPNYLHNKEKKINNDNNNDNNNDNNNDNNSDNNNDNNNNVNIIRTNNLVLFKKNYLEEENNIVNNKIKNNEYILNDQEKETGNIKKDISFNKNIFYPEEGNYNNEHEHTQTDIINIIENKKSIHMNDVNNSNIKQEPELSSNKDNFITIKDVIQIPKLNLDNIKNKNGKNFNTYQIKETKEMSHIHNNDVSYDNKKNKDYLSITSNVHSPFEKKENKKYIYISNGNNNNNNSNNNNNQYFGQSFINRNMVDCKMYKQNNINQIRKSKTTTINFENISSNNIKEKHYLNYKISNDNLVNNKIINNYIFNDTNNKIYNLDYDKENVSKTSCFACGTTTQDKHMYNDDNNSFICNNIFHKRRPSNILNSCIFTEVDKGLSRTRHSVHDEKFNVEKKKEDGDMDRDNNNNNNNNNNNNNNSNNNNNNNNDNNNNNNDNNNNNNNNNNNNNNNNNHRYNKNINNIYNCGQENNTRKDNYTKHYLSGKKNVKKSFTSMILNFFGLKYDNIEEDKKSENVNVHIMNTNNKNMNNKNNTHIISNNESKDTYNISTYIRCKSATYNNISKNEKENKKNEIYILHPNHNKSNTIMSLSKDSTFPFPPLTFIKNNTNKKRIASYNNSIQGLSTNEFKNQIQPNTNTGVQKRKTCDISSISKNQSLNHLLYYNVNTHVNHSNNMQNINIKNSYNLEEENTKNEFLQNGHMHKDSYPKHVKLLSSYKMTETFNNNENYITKYDTNVNYNIKCEDNIKGNDNIKCKDNIKGNDN from the coding sequence ATGAGTACTTGTAACAATATTGTCGACTTGGTTAGAAGCAAAAAGGAACTTCTTACGGGTGAAAAAAAGATGAGGAAAAAAAGTTGTAACATAGATAGAAACAATAtagataatgaaaataacaaattgttagataaaaatatactaataaataattttttaaactCAGAAAAGcttataaaagaaatacaactattaaataatatatcattaagAAGTGCcacatatttattaaaaatagaaattgaaaaaatacaaaaattaatttcTTGTAATAATTGGAAACAAGTTCCTTccatttataaaaaatcagcggaaaatattttattaaaaaaaaatgaatatataaaaaatttaaaaacaaaattgttaaataaaaacaaagcaatacaaaataatataaataatgataatattcataatattgataatattcataatagTTGTTATAATTTcgttaataaaaatgacCAAAAGAAATTCTCTAAACATTTAAATTCATCATCAAGCTCCTCATCTCTCTCATCATATTCTTCTACAAGTAATTCTTCTGATGATTCCTGCTTAtcaaataaacaaaatcaaaacaattttttttctaatataaAATGCAACTCCTATTTTACAGGAAACGCACAAACAAAAAACAAGTTAGATAATCATACATctaagaaaaaaacaacaaTAAATGACAAAATAAATGACAAAATATGTGACAAAATAGGTgacataaaaaatgataagaatattaaaacatataatgtaaaaggaaaaaatacGAAAATCATAAAATTAGATAAGGAACATATAAAAGACAAGATTAATTATAGTTAtagtaataaaataataaattataaaggtaatttttatgataataacaataaaaatgaaataaaaaataatgaatattactattatgatgatgaacAGAATTCGGATAGTTATAATGACTTATGTTATACTAACGGgaagaataatatattctgTTTTTTAAACCCTCAAGAAAATCAAAAAGATGAtagaataaatatagacactaatcataattttatgtataataatacacataataataacgaTCATATAGATTCGTATCATCCGAATGGATATGGTGACAAGCTTATTTCgtatgaaaaaaaagaagggAGAAAATTACATACAAACAATctaattaataatatgggAACAATCAATAAAAGAGAAGAAGAAACAAAAGGCTCTTCTGttttttctataaataatgaacaTTGTGGTACTACAAAATTTATCAAGTCAGCAAGTGTATGTAATTTTTCTTGTGCTAATTTATTTAAGaatccaaaaaaaaatgaagatatatatactaaCAAAATGATAGGAAGCGAGTGTTTTAATCTAAAGACAGGTACTAATGTATCAAgaaacacaaaaaaaattataccAAACTTTGAAAGACATACAGTTTCctcttttataaaaaatttaagtGCTCAAAAAAGTCtacaagaaaaaattaataatcattatatcatgataaaaaaaaatatatatgaaaaaaaaaatagaagGGCTAGTACAAATACATGTTGTAGTACCTTAGGTAATACTTttacaaaaagaaaagtacaaaaaaattatacacATGATGTGGATGATACACATGATATGGATGATACACATGATATGGATAATACACATGATATGGatgatacatataatatgaataatacatataatatgaataaattaaaatgtataaaacaaaagaataatcataaatatgaaaGTAATGAATATGTAAATTGTGATCATTATGAcgattataataataggAATGAAAATCACATGGACTTAAAAAACAGTcatgataattatattaatgatgataaaatattagTTTATGAAGAATTACTAAACAATATTAGGAAcaagaaaaatgaaaaatataatattagaAAGAAATCGAAATTTTctatagaaaaaaaaattgatcTATTTCATATGAATTCGTTGAATGAAGATTATTCTTGGGTAAAAAATTTAAGAAATTATGATCATACAGgagaaaagaaaaatcaTAAGAAAAACTctttacaaaaaaaaaaattgataCCAGGAAGGCAATCTAATGTATTAAGTAATTcttatgatgataatagTGTTATGATtaatgaaagaaaaaaaaaaaaagaaaaagaaaaaggaaaagaaaaaggaaaagaaaaagaaaaacaaaatgaaaaacaaacgaacaaacaaatgaacaaacaaataaacaaacaaataaacaaaCAAATGAACAAACAAATGAACAAACAAATGAACAAACAAATGAACAAACAAATGAACAAACAAATGAACAAACAAATGAACAAACAAATGAACAAACAAACGAACAAACAATCGACCGAACCAGAATATACATCTATATCCAAATTAAACAATTACCATAGCAACGTAGAAcataatatgaataatatggaaTATGAGGATTGTAACGATAATTCTGCCTCCTATGATCATAGTgaatgtaatatatatcctgttataaataaatcattGGATATGGATGtgaaaaaagaagatataaaaaaaaatgtagaagaaaataaatatatagaacATACACAAAATTTGAAAAATCATTTAGAAAATGATGAgaatgagaaaaaaaaaagaagaaaaagattaaataataatgacaattataattatcatgataataatatttttcaaaataatcATCATAGTAATATAGACATGTGGTCACATAAACATATAACACTTCCTCGTGtgtatgaaaaaaaaaataattctttaacATACAATCATCAAATTAATTTAGAAGATAAAATAccattaaaaaaaattaaccAACGTAAAAGTTATATGATCCAAGAAAATGATCAACATATGCaacatttattaaataaaaatgaagaagcTAAATATTTTGAACTTTTAATATCCTCctcaaaaaataaaatacaacCATATGAACAACCTAGTGGTATGAATACATTAAAGAttgattataatataacagATGAACATATTACTGGAtgtatgaataatatatttactaataataaaaaaaaaaaaaataataataataataataataaatatgttaatattaaaCTACAAGGTAATAAACTTATGTTAAATAATgatttgtatataaataaaaaggaatctaataatataacaaaagaaaataatatccacattcataataataataataataataataataataataataataaacataagCATAGTTCAATAATAATTGATGatataaatcaaaaatACCGAAAGGATCAAGAAGATCAACATGCTCAAGCAAATTCAATATTCTATttacaagaaaaaaataataataagtCCATGGATaaccatatatataattatacatacagtaatgaacataataattatatacattcaTTATCAGACAATAAATCgaaaaaaacaaatgaaCAAGTTTCaaacattttaaatatgaataaatatgttaCAAAGGAATATTCTCAAAAGCATGTAAAGGAACAAAATCAACTATGTccaaaaataaatactttccaaaatcataataatataatatgtaataaaataatacatgaacctttaaaaaatatatcatttcATAATAATCTAGAAGATCATACAGATATAAATCCAGATGAATTGTCATGTACCAAAACTTTAAGCATCTATAACAATCATCTAATCAAAGGAAAcgaaaataatgatatgtataaagataattttaattctcatgataaaaatataactaATCCATTGTCCATatcaaaagaaaataaaaaaaaaattaataccATAGATATAAATCAATACAATGATAATGTCGAGCGTTTTCATAATCTGAACTTACCTAAAAGGAGCCATACAACAATCATACcaaattatttacataataaagaaaaaaaaataaataatgataataataatgataataataatgataataataatgataataatagtgataataataatgataataataataatgtgaatATTATTCGTACTAATAACCTTGTtcttttcaaaaaaaattatcttgaagaagaaaataatattgttaatAACAAGATTAAgaataatgaatatattttaaatgatcaagaaaaagaaacaggcaacataaaaaaggatatatcttttaacaaaaacattttttatcCTGAAGAAggtaattataataatgagCATGAACACACACAAAcagatattataaatattatagaGAATAAAAAGTCGATTCATATGAATGATGTTAACaattcaaatataaaacaagAACCTGAACTCTCATCTAATAAGGATAATTTTATAACGATAAAAGATGTTATACAAATACCAAAACTAAACTTGGacaatattaaaaataaaaacgGAAAGAATTTTAATACCTATCAAATAAAAGAAACAAAAGAAATGTCacatattcataataatgatgtatcatatgataataaaaaaaataaagattaTTTAAGTATCACAAGTAATGTACATTCCccttttgaaaaaaaagaaaataaaaaatatatctacaTATCTAATGgtaataacaataataacaacagtaataataataataatcaatACTTTGGACAAAGCTTTATTAATAGAAATATGGTCGATTGTAAAATgtataaacaaaataatattaatcaAATAAGAAAATCAAAAACAACAACTATtaattttgaaaatatttcttctaataatattaaggagaaacattatttaaattataaaatatcaaatgataatttggttaataataaaataataaataattatattttcaatgatacaaacaataaaatttataatttggATTACGACAAAGAAAATGTATCGAAAACAAGCTGTTTTGCTTGTGGAACTACTACACAAGATAAACATATgtataatgatgataataattcttttatttgtaataatatttttcataaaagACGTCCTAGTAACATATTAAATTCTTGCATATTTACAGAGGTGGACAAGGGGTTAAGTAGGACGAGACACAGTGTACATGATGAAAAGTTTAATgtggaaaaaaaaaaggaagaCGGTGACATGGATAgggataataataacaataataataataataataacaataataataacagcaacaataataataacaacaataatgataataataacaacaataatgataataataacaacaataataataataacaataataataataacaataataaccacagatataataaaaatattaataatatttataattgtGGACAAGAGAATAATACAAGAAAGGATAATTACACCAAACATTATTTATCAGGAAAGAAGAATGTAAAAAAATCTTTTACAAGCATGATTTTAAACTTTTTTGGACTTAAGTATGATAATATTGAGGAAGATAAGAAATCAGAAAATGTAAATGTACACATTATgaatacaaataataaaaacatgaataataaaaataatactCATATAATTAGTAACAATGAAAGTAAAGATACATATAACATTTCTACATATATAAGATGTAAATCTGCtacttataataatatttcaaagaatgaaaaagaaaacaaaaaaaatgaaatttatatattacatccaaatcataataaatcaaataCTATCATGAGTTTATCAAAAGATTCAACATTTCCTTTTCCACCTTtaacatttataaaaaataatacaaataaaaaaagaattgcatcatataataattctatTCAAGGTTTATCAACAAATGAATTCAAAAATCAAATTCAACCTAATACTAATACAGGTGtacaaaaaagaaaaacatgTGACATCTCTTCAATATCGAAAAATCAATCACTaaatcatttattatattataatgtgAACACGCATGTTAATCATTCTAATAATATgcaaaatataaatataaaaaattcataCAACCTTGAAGAAGAAAACACAAAAAATGAATTCCTTCAAAATGGACATATGCATAAAGACAGTTATCCTAAACATGtcaaattattatcatcatataaaatgaCGGAAACATTTAACaataatgaaaattatattacaaaGTATGATACAAATGTAAATTATAACATCAAATGTGAGGATAACATAAAAGGTAATGATAACATCAAATGTAAGGATAACATAAAAGGTAATGATAAC